The following proteins are co-located in the Gavia stellata isolate bGavSte3 chromosome 18, bGavSte3.hap2, whole genome shotgun sequence genome:
- the VASN gene encoding vasorin: protein MNRLILCTLLLLAPRELAGACPAGCQCQDPKTILCAARRGHTVPRGLPPNTLSLYVFENGITMLSEDSFAGLPALQLLDLSQNKITSIQKNIFQPLTELVNLDLSSNQLQEITNETFHGLRLLERLYLQRNRIQHIHAAAFDTLENLLELKLQNNQLWAVPPLDLPNLLLLDISWNKIPTIAPGAFHAVNIESLKIAGLGLTSLNEELFQAQNNLHELDVSDNLLERVPVVLRRLGSLTKLSLAGNARISQLPAEDFHNLHNLQELDISNLNINTIPRDFSSFFPRLRAMTAAGNPFNCICQMSWLVQWVNASSVVLRRPEETRCHFPPKNSGKLLHHLQYADFGCPTTTTTTPPTTPRTTTLPPPAPLPTSSRPAPQPTTAAPTLAARGPQGSSTPVPFSGPPAPTSPLLPICPPRTCLNGGTCHLGAQNHLECLCLEGFTGAYCQVEVRGTTPSPATQAPPPARQISIAQVSSTSLKVDLQNYVQSKAQLKGIRLSYRNLSGPDKRPVMLRLPASLSEYTVRALKPNCTYRVCIGPLGEKVSKEEHCAEAQTLPVSHQQHSPVTQSKDSNLTLMIVPALAAVLLLVVVVTAGTYYRRHRRAKAHAGAGVDASPLELEGVKACLENGDLSSHGRKVPEAAMLSGGSECEVPLMQSHYPSNNNTPGLKPSYF from the coding sequence ATGAACCGGCTGATCCTTTGCACGCTGCTTCTCTTGGCCCCCAGGGAGCTAGCTGGGGCATGTCCCGCAGGCTGCCAGTGCCAAGACCCCAAGACCATCCTATGCGCAGCCAGACGGGGCCACACCgtgccccgggggctgccccccaaCACCCTCTCCCTCTACGTCTTTGAGAACGGCATCACGATGCTGAGTGAGGACAGCTTTGCAGGCCTGCCTGCCCTCCAACTCCTGGACCTCTCACAAAACAAGATCACCAGCATCCAGAAAAACATCTTCCAGCCCCTGACAGAGCTTGTCAACTTGGACCTGTCCTCCAACCAGCTGCAGGAGATCACCAATGAGACCTTCCACGGGCTGCGGCTGCTGGAGCGGCTCTACCTGCAGAGGAACAGGATCCAGCACATCCACGCTGCCGCCTTTGACACGCTGGAGAACCTGCTGGAGCTGAAGCTGCAGAACAACCAGCTCTGGGCTGTGCCCCCCCTCGACCTGCCcaacctcctgctgctggacaTCAGCTGGAACAAGATCCCCACCATTGCACCGGGGGCCTTCCATGCTGTCAACATCGAGTCCCTGAAGATTGCGGGGCTGGGCCTGACGAGCTTAAACGAGGAGCTCTTCCAGGCCCAGAACAACCTCCATGAGCTGGATGTCTCCGACAACCTGCTGGAGCGTGTCCCGGTGGTGCTGCGGCGGCTGGGGAGCCTCACCAAGCTCAGCCTGGCTGGCAACGCCCGCATCTCCCAGCTGCCGGCGGAGGACTTCCACAACCTTCACAACCTCCAGGAGCTGGACATCAGCAACCTCAACATCAACACCATCCCTCGGGATTTCTCCAGCTTCTTCCCCAGGCTGCGGGCCATGACGGCCGCCGGCAACCCCTTCAACTGCATCTGCCAGATGAGCTGGCTGGTGCAGTGGGTGAACGCCAGCAGCGTGGTCCTCCGGCGGCCTGAGGAGACGCGCTGCcacttccccccaaaaaactccggcaagctcctccaccacctgcaGTACGCTGACTTCggctgccccaccaccaccaccaccaccccccccaccaccccgcGCACCACCACGCTGCCGCCGCCCGCACCGCTCCCCACCAGCAGCCGCCCGGCGCCGCAGCCCACCACTGCCGCTCCCACTCTGGCGGCCCGGGGCCCCCAGGGCAGCTCCACGCCGGTGCCCTTCAgtggccccccagcccccactAGCCCTCTGCTTCCCATCTGTCCCCCTCGCACGTGTCTGAACGGTGGCACCTGCCACCTGGGTGCCCAAAACCACCTGGAGTGCCTGTGCCTGGAGGGTTTCACTGGGGCATACTGCCAGGTGGAAGTGAGGGGGACGACGCCATCCCCGGCCACGcaggccccgccgcccgctcggCAGATCAGCATCGCACAGGTCAGCAGCACCTCTCTCAAAGTGGACTTGCAGAACTACGTCCAGTCCAAAGCACAACTGAAGGGCATCCGCTTGAGCTACCGAAATCTCTCCGGGCCGGACAAGCGGCCAGTGATGCTGCGTTTGCCAGCTTCACTCTCCGAGTACACGGTGCGGGCGCTGAAGCCCAACTGCACCTACCGCGTCTGCATTGGGCCCCTGGGGGAGAAGGTCTCCAAGGAGGAGCACTGTGCCGAGGCGCAGACCTTGCCGGTGAGCCACCAGCAGCACTCCCCCGTCACCCAGAGCAAGGACAGCAACCTCACCCTGATGATcgtccctgccctggctgccgtgctgctgctggtggtggtggtgactGCCGGCACATACTACCGCCGGCACCGCCGGGCGAAGGCGCATGCCGGTGCCGGGGTGGACGCCAGCCCGCTGGAGCTGGAAGGGGTGAAAGCCTGCCTGGAAAACGGGGATTTGAGCAGCCATGGCCGCAAGGTGCCGGAGGCGGCGATGCTTTCCGGTGGCTCTGAGTGTGAGGTCCCGCTCATGCAGTCGCACTACCCCAGCAACAACAACACCCCAGGGCTCAAACCCTCCTATTTCTGA